CTGACCGTGGCCCGAGGTGCCACAGAACGCCGTGACCTTCCCGGTGGGGTGAACCCGAACGAGTCCGGACTCCCAGAGGCCGGCCTGCGCACCGAGCTGGCCGGCGAGTTCCGAGGGTGCGAGACCACATGCCTCGATGTAGCTCGAAAGTCCGATCCCGAGATACCGCCCCTCCTCGCGGAGCTCTTCCTGACGCTCTCGGAGGTCGTCGTAGCCGACCGCCTCCAGCGCCTTGTCGAGTGCGGGCTCGTAGTTTCCGCTGTCGTACTCCACCGCCACCGGCGTCTGGTGGGGGAAGTCGTCGTCGGGAACGAAGTTCTGTCGTCTGAACGCCGCGGGGTCCATCCCCATCTCGCGCGCACCGAGGGTGATCAGCCGCTCGACGACGTACAGCGCTTCGGGACGACCGGCCCCGCGATAGGCGTCGACGGGTGCGCCGTTGGTGAACGCGCCGACCACGTTGCAGTGGATCGCCGGGATGTCGTACTGCCCCGAGAGCAGGGTGCCGTAGAGATAGGTCGGCACGGCGGGCGCGAACGTCGAGAGGTACGCGCCCATTCCCGCGTGGGTCTTCACGCGCATCCCAGTGATCGTCCCCTCCTCGTCCATCGCGAGCTCGCCGTGGGTGATGTGATCGCGGCCGTGAGCGTCGGTGAGGTACGTTTCAGTACGGGTGGCGGTCCACTTCACCGGTCTTCCAGTTTCCATCGCACACCACGACGCGAGCGCCTCGTCAGGGTAGTGGTGGATCTTCGAGCCGAACCCGCCGCCCACGTCGGGCGCGACGATGTGGATCTTGTGTTCGGGCACGTCGAGCACCCCCGACATGAGCTGGCGGTGGAGGTGGGGGTTCTGGGAGGTCATGTGAACCTCCAGCTCCTCGGTGCCCGGCTTGTACTCCGCGACCGTCGCTCGCGGCTCCATCGCGTTCGGGATCAGCCGCTGATTCGTCAGATCGACCTCGGCGGTGTGGGCCGCCTCGTCGAACGCTGCATCCGTCTCGTCGGCGTCGCCGATCTCCCAGTCGAACGCGGTGTTGTCGTCGAGATCGTCGTGGACTACTGGTGCGCCGTCCTCGACAGCCTCTTTCGGGTCGATGACTGCATCCTTGCGGTCGTAGTCGACGTCGATTGCGTCGACTGCGTCGCTCGCGATGTAGCGCTCCTCGGCGACGACCACGGCGATCCCGTCACCCTGATACCGCGCCGTTTCGCCCGCGAGAAGTGGATGGACCGGCGTCTCCAGACTGTCGAGCAGCCAGCCGACGGGGATCTCGCCGGGGACGTCGAGGTCGTCGGCGGTGTAAACGCCGATCACGCCGTCCATTTCTTCGGCGTCGCTGGTATCGACATCGCCGATCGTCGCATGGCCGTACTGGCTCCGGAGAACACTCATGTGGGCCATGTTCGGCCGCTGGATGTCGTCGGTGTACTCGGCCTCGCCCGTGATGAGCGAGGGGTCCTCGCGGCGCTCGACCGCCGAGCCGAGCACCGATTCCACGTCGAGTTCGTCGGATTCGATGGTTTCGATTCCCATGGTCAGTCGTCACCTCCACCGTCCGCGGCGGTCGTCTCGGTCACGTCCTCGCCGCCGTCGGTCGCTGCCGCCGCACTCATCTCGTCGGCGGCGAACTCGACCGCGTTCACGATGTTCTGATAGCCGGTACACCGACAGAGATTGCCCTCGATCGCTTCCCTGATCTCCTCCTCGTCGGGATCGGGGTTGCGCTCCAAGAGATCGTTCGCCGAGAGCATCATCCCTGGTGTGCAGTACCCACATTGGAGACCGTGTTCTTTCTGGAACCCCTCCTGAATCGGGGCGTACGTGCCGTCTTCGGCGAGTCCCTCGACGGTCCCGATTTCGGCCCCGTCGGCCTGCACGGCGAGCAGCGTACAGGACTTCACCGCATCGCCGTCCAGATGCACGGTACAGGCCCCGCAGGTCGAGCTTTCACACCCGACGTTCGTCCCGGTATACCCCAACTCGTCGCGCAGGGCGTGGACCAGCAGCGTCCGGGAGTCGACCGTGAGTTCGTGTGCTGTGCCGTTGACCGTCACCTCGATGTCGTGTTCTGTCATGTGTGTTACCTGCCCTCCGACCGACCGAGAATTCGGTCGACGATGCCGCGATCGTCACCGGACTCCTCGGCCGACTCTGCGGCTTCGACCTCGCCGCCTTCGGCGATTTCGCGCTCACGGATCTCGTCCTGGATCGACGAAAAGAACCGCTTCACGACCTGGTTCGCCGCGGGATTGATGACCCGTTGGCCCATCGAAGCGATCCGGCCGAACACGTCGGCCTCGGTCTTCCAGTCGACGCCGACGCCGTCGTCGGTCTCCGAGAGCTCCATTCCCGAGGTCATCTCGAACGAGCTATCACCGGCCGAGCCCTCGCCGGACGCTTCCATCTCGGGCTGCTCGCGGTGATCGATCGTCACGGTCGTCTCGAACGTCGGATTCACCGGCCCGATGCTGATCTGCATGACGGCGGCGTAGCGTCCTCCCTCCTCGAACGCCCGTTCGGCGATCACCTCCGGGTCCGAGGTCGGTTCGACGTCTCGGTCGGCGTGCTCCTCGCGGAGCGCGTCGAAACCGACGTCGTCCTCGTCGACCCGGACGAGAAACTCACATCCGGGAAGCGCGCTCTCGATCATCACCGGATCCGAGAGCGCGAGCCACACCTCCTCGGTGGTCGTGTCCTCGAGTTCGAACGTTCCACTGAATTCCATGTGTCGAGTTGCTCCCGAAAGGCGTGCGAGACACCTTCACCCTAGCGTGTCGCTATGTAATGAAAAAGATTACCATGGTTTCGCGTCGCGCGCGCACGATCGTCCGGATACCATCACCCGATCGTCCGACACCGGCGGAAGGGATATGACGTGATCGGGCCACGGGACGGTATGCCGAACCGCGAGCTGGTCTCCCGCTCGGTGGCGGTCGAACGGGTCGTCGAGGCGCGATCGACAGCGCTCGCCGACATCGCTACGGCGCACGTCGAACTGGATGCGATCGCCGGGCGAGTGCTCGCTGAGGACGTCCACGCGCCCCGCGACGTCCCGCCGCACGACTACGCCACGATGGACGGCTACGCCGCTGCGGCCGCCGACGAGCCACCGCTCGATGTCGTCGACGAGATCGCTCCCGAGGACGAGCCACCCGACATCGGCCCTGGAACTGCGGTACGGATCGCCACCGGCGCACCGCTGCCGCCACGGACCGACGCAGTGCTGAAACGCGAGAACGCGACCGTCGCGGAGGGACGACTCGCGGACTGGGAACTCGCCGCCGGAACGAACGTTCATCGTCGGGGAACCACCGCCACGGCCGACGAGCGGCTGTTCGCCGCGGGCGATCGACTCGCGCCGCGACACGCGGCGCTTTGCCGCGACGTCGGTATCGACACCGTTCCGGTCCGCGAGCGGTTTGCGGTGGGGATCGTCGCGACCGGGACCGAGATCCACGAGGGTCGACAGCCCGACCGCGACTCCGAGTTCCTCGCCAACCTCGTCCGATCGTGGGGGCACGTTCCTGCAGAGCCACGAACCGTGCCCGACGATCCCGCTGCCGTTCGAGAAACGATCGAGAGCGCGGCCGCGGACCACGATGTCGTCCTCACGTCTGGCGGGACGAGCGTCGGGACAGCAGACCACGTTTCGAGCACCCTCGCGGATCATGACCCGTTATTCGAGGGCGTTCGTCTCCGACCTGGTCGCCCTGTGATGGCCGCCGTGGTCGATGGTACTCCCGTCGTCGCACTCCCCGGAAAACCGATCGCGGCTCACACCGCTGCCGTGCTGGTCGCGCGACCGCTGTTCACCGGGAAAACCGATCTTTCGACAGTCACGACTACCCCCGAACACCACGTCGCAATGCCCGACGCCGACCGCGAGTACGCGGTACCAGTTGTCATGGAGGACGGGCGCGCAACGGCGCTCGGTCACGTCGACTCGTCGCTCCCGCTCTACGAGGATCGATTCGCGCCAGGGCTCGTCGCGGCGAGCACGCGAGCGACGCTCGCCGACGGGTTCGTTCTCACCGAAACCGCACTCGAACCCGACGAGCCGGTCGATGTCGTTCCGTACCCGGCCGTCGAGTGAGAATCGGGCCTCGACGCTCGCCGATCGGCGCTACGGTCAGAGACGATGTCTGGCGACACGAATCCGTCTCGAACGCCGTCGCTGGTGGAGTGGAGCGCTGAAAAACGAACGTAGGCTCAGATGCCCTCTTCGAAGTCGTCGAGCTCGTACATCGTGTCAGCACCGCGGCGGTCGAGCGTCTCGTTCGCGAGCAGCCAGTAGACCACCGACAGCGCCCGGCGGCCCTTGTTGTTCGTCGGGATCGCGAGATCCACGTTGCTCGTGGAGTTGTTCGAGTCACACATCGCGACCACTGGAATGCCCACTGTGATGGCCTCCGTGACGGCCTGGGCGTCGCCGATCGGGTCAGTCACCACGAGCACGTCGGGTTCGATGTACCCGTCGTAGTCGGGGTTGGTGAGCGTCCCGGGGATGAATCGGCCCGTCCGGGCGCGCGCCCCGATGGCGTCGGCGAGCTTCTCTGCCGGGAATCGGCCGTACTGGCGCGAGGAGGCCACGAGGATTCCCTCGGGGTCGTAGTTCGCGAGGAAGTCGGCAGCGGTTCGGATTCGCTGGTC
The genomic region above belongs to Halococcus salifodinae DSM 8989 and contains:
- the rpsB gene encoding 30S ribosomal protein S2; this encodes MSNNEEGLDAAERDIEEEPTGEAGAEPAEDPATDVRDESIEGTTDADEAAADEAEEDDGPAFDEDVMSGDEADLLIPVEDYLGAGVHIGTQQKTDEMERFIHRVRTDGLYVLDVGQTDQRIRTAADFLANYDPEGILVASSRQYGRFPAEKLADAIGARARTGRFIPGTLTNPDYDGYIEPDVLVVTDPIGDAQAVTEAITVGIPVVAMCDSNNSTSNVDLAIPTNNKGRRALSVVYWLLANETLDRRGADTMYELDDFEEGI
- a CDS encoding molybdopterin molybdotransferase MoeA, encoding MPNRELVSRSVAVERVVEARSTALADIATAHVELDAIAGRVLAEDVHAPRDVPPHDYATMDGYAAAAADEPPLDVVDEIAPEDEPPDIGPGTAVRIATGAPLPPRTDAVLKRENATVAEGRLADWELAAGTNVHRRGTTATADERLFAAGDRLAPRHAALCRDVGIDTVPVRERFAVGIVATGTEIHEGRQPDRDSEFLANLVRSWGHVPAEPRTVPDDPAAVRETIESAAADHDVVLTSGGTSVGTADHVSSTLADHDPLFEGVRLRPGRPVMAAVVDGTPVVALPGKPIAAHTAAVLVARPLFTGKTDLSTVTTTPEHHVAMPDADREYAVPVVMEDGRATALGHVDSSLPLYEDRFAPGLVAASTRATLADGFVLTETALEPDEPVDVVPYPAVE
- a CDS encoding (2Fe-2S)-binding protein; the protein is MTEHDIEVTVNGTAHELTVDSRTLLVHALRDELGYTGTNVGCESSTCGACTVHLDGDAVKSCTLLAVQADGAEIGTVEGLAEDGTYAPIQEGFQKEHGLQCGYCTPGMMLSANDLLERNPDPDEEEIREAIEGNLCRCTGYQNIVNAVEFAADEMSAAAATDGGEDVTETTAADGGGDD
- a CDS encoding CoxG family protein, with the protein product MEFSGTFELEDTTTEEVWLALSDPVMIESALPGCEFLVRVDEDDVGFDALREEHADRDVEPTSDPEVIAERAFEEGGRYAAVMQISIGPVNPTFETTVTIDHREQPEMEASGEGSAGDSSFEMTSGMELSETDDGVGVDWKTEADVFGRIASMGQRVINPAANQVVKRFFSSIQDEIREREIAEGGEVEAAESAEESGDDRGIVDRILGRSEGR
- a CDS encoding xanthine dehydrogenase family protein molybdopterin-binding subunit: MGIETIESDELDVESVLGSAVERREDPSLITGEAEYTDDIQRPNMAHMSVLRSQYGHATIGDVDTSDAEEMDGVIGVYTADDLDVPGEIPVGWLLDSLETPVHPLLAGETARYQGDGIAVVVAEERYIASDAVDAIDVDYDRKDAVIDPKEAVEDGAPVVHDDLDDNTAFDWEIGDADETDAAFDEAAHTAEVDLTNQRLIPNAMEPRATVAEYKPGTEELEVHMTSQNPHLHRQLMSGVLDVPEHKIHIVAPDVGGGFGSKIHHYPDEALASWCAMETGRPVKWTATRTETYLTDAHGRDHITHGELAMDEEGTITGMRVKTHAGMGAYLSTFAPAVPTYLYGTLLSGQYDIPAIHCNVVGAFTNGAPVDAYRGAGRPEALYVVERLITLGAREMGMDPAAFRRQNFVPDDDFPHQTPVAVEYDSGNYEPALDKALEAVGYDDLRERQEELREEGRYLGIGLSSYIEACGLAPSELAGQLGAQAGLWESGLVRVHPTGKVTAFCGTSGHGQGHETTYALLVVTLLVSVASGFYATGVDTSFSQDDXSAPS